In a single window of the Vitis vinifera cultivar Pinot Noir 40024 chromosome 6, ASM3070453v1 genome:
- the LOC100255391 gene encoding metal tolerance protein B isoform X1 gives MKQMEDNEVSIRTEHQQEIEMSKASKENVLTMPSQLSCCHICAFSQHEISRSESEQRSKSSRKLCGLIIFYLIFMAVEIVGGIKSNSLAVLTDAAHLLSDVFGFSISLFAVWASGWRATSQQSFGFNRVEVLGALFSVQLIWLIAGILIYEAVNRILHQHAKVNGKLMFAIAAFGFISNLIMVTWLGHDHTHHDCGHKDHDHDHHDYHDHHHHHHHESDKPCSMDEEESTKLVSSSPEKTKILNINLQGAYLHVMADLIQSVGVMVAGGIIWAKPEWLMVDLVCTLCFSVLVLTTTLTMLRNIFSILMERAPIEIDIAGLENGLKSIKGVQDVHDLHVWAITVGKVVMSCHVIAEPGATSSEILGDIRDYCEKTYRILHVTVQVE, from the coding sequence ATGAAGCAGATGGAGGATAATGAAGTCTCCATCAGAACAGAGCATCAGCAAGAAATTGAGATGTCAAAAGCCTCTAAAGAAAATGTTCTTACTATGCCATCACAGTTATCTTGCTGTCACATCTGTGCCTTCTCTCAGCATGAGATTAGCAGGTCAGAGTCAGAACAAAGATCCAAGTCAAGTAGGAAACTGTGTGGgctcataatattttatctaattttCATGGCAGTGGAGATTGTTGGGGGTATAAAATCGAACAGCCTTGCAGTTCTCACAGATGCAGCCCATTTGCTCAGTGATGTTTTTGGGTTCTCCATTTCTCTTTTTGCGGTTTGGGCTTCAGGTTGGCGAGCAACATCACAGCAATCTTTTGGGTTCAATCGTGTTGAAGTTTTGGGAGCCCTTTTTTCTGTGCAGCTCATATGGCTGATCGCCGGGATCTTAATCTATGAAGCAGTGAACAGAATCCTGCACCAGCATGCAAAGGTGAATGGGAAGCTCATGTTTGCAATTGCAGCATTCGGTTTTATAAGCAACTTGATCATGGTGACATGGCTTGGTCATGATCACACTCATCATGATTGTGGGCACAAAGATCATGATCATGACCATCATGACTATCAtgaccatcatcatcatcatcatcatgaaaGTGACAAACCGTGCTCAATGGATGAGGAAGAGAGTACTAAACTGGTGTCGAGTTCCccagaaaaaaccaaaatattaaacataaatcTCCAAGGGGCTTACTTACATGTCATGGCTGATCTGATTCAATCTGTTGGGGTAATGGTCGCTGGTGGCATAATATGGGCAAAGCCAGAATGGTTGATGGTTGATCTGGTCTGCACTCTCTGCTTCTCTGTTCTCGTTCTAACAACCACCCTAACCATGCTTAGAAATATATTCAGTATACTAATGGAAAGGGCCCCGATTGAAATCGACATCGCTGGGCTTGAAAATGGTCTCAAGAGCATCAAGGGAGTTCAGGATGTTCATGACCTACATGTATGGGCAATAACGGTTGGGAAAGTTGTAATGTCTTGCCATGTAATAGCTGAACCAGGAGCCACCTCCAGCGAAATACTTGGTGATATTAGAGACTATTGTGAAAAAACATACAGAATTCTTCATGTAACCGTACAAGTTGAATAG
- the LOC100255391 gene encoding metal tolerance protein B isoform X2 has translation MEDNEVSIRTEHQQEIEMSKASKENVLTMPSQLSCCHICAFSQHEISRSESEQRSKSSRKLCGLIIFYLIFMAVEIVGGIKSNSLAVLTDAAHLLSDVFGFSISLFAVWASGWRATSQQSFGFNRVEVLGALFSVQLIWLIAGILIYEAVNRILHQHAKVNGKLMFAIAAFGFISNLIMVTWLGHDHTHHDCGHKDHDHDHHDYHDHHHHHHHESDKPCSMDEEESTKLVSSSPEKTKILNINLQGAYLHVMADLIQSVGVMVAGGIIWAKPEWLMVDLVCTLCFSVLVLTTTLTMLRNIFSILMERAPIEIDIAGLENGLKSIKGVQDVHDLHVWAITVGKVVMSCHVIAEPGATSSEILGDIRDYCEKTYRILHVTVQVE, from the coding sequence ATGGAGGATAATGAAGTCTCCATCAGAACAGAGCATCAGCAAGAAATTGAGATGTCAAAAGCCTCTAAAGAAAATGTTCTTACTATGCCATCACAGTTATCTTGCTGTCACATCTGTGCCTTCTCTCAGCATGAGATTAGCAGGTCAGAGTCAGAACAAAGATCCAAGTCAAGTAGGAAACTGTGTGGgctcataatattttatctaattttCATGGCAGTGGAGATTGTTGGGGGTATAAAATCGAACAGCCTTGCAGTTCTCACAGATGCAGCCCATTTGCTCAGTGATGTTTTTGGGTTCTCCATTTCTCTTTTTGCGGTTTGGGCTTCAGGTTGGCGAGCAACATCACAGCAATCTTTTGGGTTCAATCGTGTTGAAGTTTTGGGAGCCCTTTTTTCTGTGCAGCTCATATGGCTGATCGCCGGGATCTTAATCTATGAAGCAGTGAACAGAATCCTGCACCAGCATGCAAAGGTGAATGGGAAGCTCATGTTTGCAATTGCAGCATTCGGTTTTATAAGCAACTTGATCATGGTGACATGGCTTGGTCATGATCACACTCATCATGATTGTGGGCACAAAGATCATGATCATGACCATCATGACTATCAtgaccatcatcatcatcatcatcatgaaaGTGACAAACCGTGCTCAATGGATGAGGAAGAGAGTACTAAACTGGTGTCGAGTTCCccagaaaaaaccaaaatattaaacataaatcTCCAAGGGGCTTACTTACATGTCATGGCTGATCTGATTCAATCTGTTGGGGTAATGGTCGCTGGTGGCATAATATGGGCAAAGCCAGAATGGTTGATGGTTGATCTGGTCTGCACTCTCTGCTTCTCTGTTCTCGTTCTAACAACCACCCTAACCATGCTTAGAAATATATTCAGTATACTAATGGAAAGGGCCCCGATTGAAATCGACATCGCTGGGCTTGAAAATGGTCTCAAGAGCATCAAGGGAGTTCAGGATGTTCATGACCTACATGTATGGGCAATAACGGTTGGGAAAGTTGTAATGTCTTGCCATGTAATAGCTGAACCAGGAGCCACCTCCAGCGAAATACTTGGTGATATTAGAGACTATTGTGAAAAAACATACAGAATTCTTCATGTAACCGTACAAGTTGAATAG
- the LOC100253476 gene encoding ras-related protein Rab2BV → MANRVDHEYDYLFKIVLIGDSGVGKSNILSRFTRNEFCLESKSTIGVEFATRTLQIDGKTVKAQIWDTAGQERYRAITSAYYRGAVGALLVYDITKRQTFDNVQRWLRELRDHADSNIVIMMAGNKCDLKHLRAVSEEDGQGLAEREELSFLETSALEATNIEKAFQTILTEIYHIISKKALAAQEAAASTALPGQGTTINVNDASGNQNKKTCCST, encoded by the exons ATGGCCAATAGAGTGGATCACGAGTACGATTACCTTTTCAAGATCGTTTTGATCGGAGACTCTGGTGTTGGGAAATCGAATATCTTGTCGAGGTTTACGAGGAATGAGTTCTGCTTGGAATCTAAGTCTACCATTGGAGTTGAGTTCGCGACGCGGACTTTGCAG ATTGATGGAAAGACAGTGAAGGCACAGATATGGGATACGGCTGGTCAAGAGCGGTATCGAGCTATTACCAGTGCTTACTATAGAGGAGCAGTTGGTGCACTTCTTGTTTATGACATAACTAAAAGGCAAACCTTTGACAATGTACAGAGGTGGCTCCGTGAATTGAGGGATCATGCTGACTCTAACATTGTCATCATGATGGCTGGAAACAAATGTGACCTAAAACATCTTAGAGCAGTCTCAGAAGAGGATGGTCAGGGCTTGGCTGAGAGGGAAGAACTCTCATTTCTTGAGACATCAGCATTGGAAGCAACCAACATCGAGAAAGCTTTCCAAACCATTTTGACAGAAATTTACCATATCATAAGCAAGAAGGCACTGGCAGCCCAGGAAGCGGCAGCCTCCACTGCACTCCCGGGCCAAGGAACCACTATTAATGTCAATGATGCATCAGGGAATCAGAACAAGAAAACTTGCTGTTCCACTTAG
- the LOC100255391 gene encoding metal tolerance protein B isoform X3 — protein sequence MKSPSEQSISKKLRCQKPLKKMFLLCHHSYLAVTSVPSLSMRLAVEIVGGIKSNSLAVLTDAAHLLSDVFGFSISLFAVWASGWRATSQQSFGFNRVEVLGALFSVQLIWLIAGILIYEAVNRILHQHAKVNGKLMFAIAAFGFISNLIMVTWLGHDHTHHDCGHKDHDHDHHDYHDHHHHHHHESDKPCSMDEEESTKLVSSSPEKTKILNINLQGAYLHVMADLIQSVGVMVAGGIIWAKPEWLMVDLVCTLCFSVLVLTTTLTMLRNIFSILMERAPIEIDIAGLENGLKSIKGVQDVHDLHVWAITVGKVVMSCHVIAEPGATSSEILGDIRDYCEKTYRILHVTVQVE from the exons ATGAAGTCTCCATCAGAACAGAGCATCAGCAAGAAATTGAGATGTCAAAAGCCTCTAAAGAAAATGTTCTTACTATGCCATCACAGTTATCTTGCTGTCACATCTGTGCCTTCTCTCAGCATGAGATTAGCAG TGGAGATTGTTGGGGGTATAAAATCGAACAGCCTTGCAGTTCTCACAGATGCAGCCCATTTGCTCAGTGATGTTTTTGGGTTCTCCATTTCTCTTTTTGCGGTTTGGGCTTCAGGTTGGCGAGCAACATCACAGCAATCTTTTGGGTTCAATCGTGTTGAAGTTTTGGGAGCCCTTTTTTCTGTGCAGCTCATATGGCTGATCGCCGGGATCTTAATCTATGAAGCAGTGAACAGAATCCTGCACCAGCATGCAAAGGTGAATGGGAAGCTCATGTTTGCAATTGCAGCATTCGGTTTTATAAGCAACTTGATCATGGTGACATGGCTTGGTCATGATCACACTCATCATGATTGTGGGCACAAAGATCATGATCATGACCATCATGACTATCAtgaccatcatcatcatcatcatcatgaaaGTGACAAACCGTGCTCAATGGATGAGGAAGAGAGTACTAAACTGGTGTCGAGTTCCccagaaaaaaccaaaatattaaacataaatcTCCAAGGGGCTTACTTACATGTCATGGCTGATCTGATTCAATCTGTTGGGGTAATGGTCGCTGGTGGCATAATATGGGCAAAGCCAGAATGGTTGATGGTTGATCTGGTCTGCACTCTCTGCTTCTCTGTTCTCGTTCTAACAACCACCCTAACCATGCTTAGAAATATATTCAGTATACTAATGGAAAGGGCCCCGATTGAAATCGACATCGCTGGGCTTGAAAATGGTCTCAAGAGCATCAAGGGAGTTCAGGATGTTCATGACCTACATGTATGGGCAATAACGGTTGGGAAAGTTGTAATGTCTTGCCATGTAATAGCTGAACCAGGAGCCACCTCCAGCGAAATACTTGGTGATATTAGAGACTATTGTGAAAAAACATACAGAATTCTTCATGTAACCGTACAAGTTGAATAG